A DNA window from Pseudodesulfovibrio thermohalotolerans contains the following coding sequences:
- a CDS encoding Ig-like domain-containing protein encodes MTITTSQQIQVSLPGAGKTQTYRIEADTPVKFDFDLADAVFSGIDGNLGITVEGGGTVVLENYQALADAGSLPLFEMASGEQVAGDVYIYAFDGVDRNADMETAAGNANTGSGAGQYSDDPGTLVAGIEALDGQGDAFDGSALSSEEDVLGDTDDALAGAAVAPVILISGDDEGSVTEDLNVGKTGLLTDSGQLLASDVNETFIAQDIIDPQGGTFSILADGSWTYRIDNDSVQKLGEVEGVNNEFSNDFTISSASGVEHTVTVTVNGENDAPEGSDFTVTGDFGAPVDIDFDVAPITDVEDDAGTGDGLDTGVVITSLPEHGTLYYNETEVTQEDIDSGTRFDDLDNFHYVSGDAPATNGVLLGSRLAEDAGLNTWGERVDGATRQLSVDTDGEGGADVTITTHISSGNLKVYNGQQAHIDHGLANASHNGIDRGEILTITFEGKDVAHAEIGFGGLGGYFHANARQGAQATWTAYDDGEVVASGTVNTTVMTWHNHVTGESGTITGGDGDIFQSLTLDQSILDGQSFDKIEFGTSEATARNWFSNWELQYMDVEFAGDDSFTYRPVDSEGLVNDGDPYTVTVTMLPGPGNEDPAAVNDAASIHEPNTDGLDYTVSANVLTNDVDADNTPGEMSLTQITFGDTTVNFVDHTISGDAAAFNGDGTVTFQGAHGTLTIGANGAYTYTATDNTLVPGDAPTETFTYTMTDGDTVDNDPAAQTADLVITVHGLNDAPVAADDAATVLEDGLVSGNVINGAGTDHAGQDTDIDGDSLTVTQFVIDGSTYEAGQTADMDGVGKLTIDADGDYSFIPAADYDGDVPTATYTVTDGNGGFDTADLAIDITPVNDAPVAADDAATVLEDSSVSGNVINGAGTDHAGQDTDIDGDSLTVTQFVIDGSTYEAGQTADMDGVGKLTIDADGTYSFIPAADYDGDVPTATYTVTDGNGGFDTADLAIDITPVNDAPVAADDAATVLEDSSVSGNVINGAGTEFAGQDTDIDGGALTVTQFVIDGSTYAAGQTADMDGVGKLTIDANGDYSFIPAADYDGDVPTATYTVTDGNGGFDTADLAIDITPVNDAPTIDLSMGTVNFVSENAGYNNMVGVYQLDENGDPINPEIILQNSNLASQGDLLTTFEDGEAPHYFLVDVRNGSTPQGTPVFSQNASGQWEVSFDGGATTYAVRFDDASLNNDPEDTFRIENLTDGRLISLDDQLVEGYKTAGDDDDYNDTVLQEHASPDTSFENTFVEDGGPVRISGEVNISDVDSTHMAQAVISLTSDYDGDSLNIDTNALPDGITATISGNKIVLSGDAPVASYESAIEMITFNNDSDDPNTSDRLIEVQVWDDAATPVGDPSNIAVATIHVIAVDDNTPPTAVDDTGSGSGWITGDGGEAGVISGSTNYSLAAEQYDADSGEWVSAILTHKGSGNGAQYGVQSPGDTTGHDINSIENDGHLERLLIEFDDPQQSVSFKLTGDGRSQESIKAWDADGNEITDLRIDMPTDDITISSPTATISTVVIMADTDLANSSVVLKGTVSSVPAEHSSGDFEAAVITGNVLANDHDAQDTDYTDGPGFPGGSTALTVTGAATGDLDNLTQSEYDQHLANGDFDPDSGTFDLDDGVGATIHGQFGDLVIAEDGSYTYTTHDGLAAGDYTESFTYQVSDTEGAVDYGVIDVSATIAEPTLTANMDLGPAAVVDPAATEIAAGETHHLDFTFSFHSDRWQTMDDVVGLKVSGENSVGGSAELINSGDGLGLSSSAPDGYTDTNSSEISHGVFQDGDATESLILDFGHYGVKEPLNVAIALNGVSDGESVIFTVTDTLGNTYTFDTSTAADGSLITDANGSGVTLFKANALEYEIRGSMAGYDESNVKLIDTITITPGANSAFRLYSMDVTGEGTWEPALQPASGFLLANDYSSDNAAMEAAIVGSGVGQWGTLEITDASTGAWVYTPNEDAVLDPDTGLHAPTVEQFTYQVTDAHGLIDTATLYVPVQYGSVQSDHGTTANDLIHGTSGDDTITGLDGSDMLFGEAGNDHLDGGSGNDYIDAGSGNDHLYGGSGNDHLFGGAGDDTIDAGTGDDTVYFGGGHDSVTLGAGADTITIDPNYLADGNSDSLDVLDFNIGEGDRIDLSTLHGGTVEITSDGTSDDLILSIDGADIGGDDITITLHGVLPPSHDAFDHQVDLDAGDDLNAVIQHIISSGGHDS; translated from the coding sequence ATGACCATTACTACGTCGCAACAAATTCAAGTTTCTCTCCCCGGCGCAGGGAAAACCCAAACTTACCGCATTGAAGCCGACACCCCGGTCAAGTTCGACTTCGACTTGGCCGACGCGGTTTTCTCAGGCATCGACGGCAACCTCGGCATAACCGTCGAAGGCGGCGGCACCGTCGTTCTGGAGAATTACCAGGCCCTCGCCGACGCCGGCAGCCTTCCTTTATTTGAAATGGCCAGCGGCGAGCAGGTGGCGGGCGACGTCTACATCTACGCCTTTGACGGAGTGGATCGAAACGCGGACATGGAAACCGCTGCGGGCAACGCCAACACCGGCTCCGGCGCAGGCCAGTACAGCGACGACCCCGGCACGCTCGTGGCAGGCATTGAAGCTTTGGACGGCCAGGGCGACGCCTTTGACGGATCGGCTCTCTCCTCCGAAGAAGACGTCCTCGGCGACACCGACGACGCTCTCGCCGGTGCAGCGGTGGCCCCGGTCATCCTGATTTCCGGCGATGACGAGGGTTCCGTGACCGAAGACCTCAATGTCGGTAAAACCGGCCTGCTGACAGACTCCGGCCAACTCTTGGCCTCGGACGTGAACGAAACCTTCATCGCCCAGGACATCATTGACCCCCAAGGCGGCACCTTCTCCATCCTGGCCGACGGGTCCTGGACATACCGAATCGACAACGACAGCGTTCAGAAGCTGGGCGAGGTGGAGGGCGTCAACAACGAATTTTCCAACGACTTCACCATTTCTTCCGCAAGCGGCGTCGAACACACCGTGACCGTGACCGTGAACGGCGAGAACGACGCGCCCGAGGGCTCGGACTTCACCGTCACCGGCGACTTCGGCGCACCCGTGGACATCGACTTCGATGTCGCCCCCATTACCGATGTCGAAGACGACGCCGGGACGGGAGATGGTCTGGACACCGGCGTGGTTATCACCAGCCTGCCCGAACACGGCACGCTTTATTATAATGAAACGGAAGTCACCCAGGAAGACATCGACAGCGGCACCCGCTTCGACGATCTCGACAACTTTCATTACGTGAGCGGCGACGCTCCCGCCACCAATGGCGTGCTCCTCGGCTCCCGACTGGCCGAGGATGCGGGCCTGAACACCTGGGGCGAGCGCGTCGACGGCGCCACCCGCCAGCTTTCGGTGGACACCGACGGCGAAGGCGGCGCGGACGTAACCATCACCACGCACATCAGCTCCGGAAACCTCAAGGTATACAACGGCCAGCAAGCCCACATCGACCACGGTCTGGCCAATGCCAGCCATAATGGCATCGACCGCGGCGAAATCCTGACCATCACCTTCGAAGGCAAGGACGTCGCCCACGCCGAGATAGGCTTCGGCGGCCTCGGCGGTTATTTTCACGCCAACGCCCGGCAGGGCGCCCAGGCCACCTGGACCGCATACGACGACGGCGAAGTGGTGGCCTCCGGCACGGTAAACACCACGGTCATGACCTGGCACAACCACGTCACCGGAGAGTCCGGAACCATTACCGGCGGCGACGGCGACATTTTCCAGTCCCTGACCCTCGACCAGAGCATCCTGGACGGCCAGTCCTTCGACAAGATCGAGTTCGGCACCTCCGAAGCAACCGCCCGCAACTGGTTCTCAAACTGGGAATTGCAGTACATGGATGTTGAATTCGCCGGGGACGACAGCTTCACTTACCGCCCCGTCGACAGCGAGGGACTGGTCAACGACGGCGATCCCTACACGGTCACCGTGACCATGCTCCCTGGCCCGGGCAACGAGGACCCGGCCGCCGTGAACGACGCGGCCTCGATCCACGAGCCCAACACCGACGGACTCGACTACACGGTCTCGGCCAACGTCCTGACCAACGACGTGGACGCGGACAACACCCCGGGCGAGATGTCCCTGACCCAAATCACCTTCGGCGACACCACCGTGAACTTCGTCGATCACACCATCAGCGGTGACGCCGCCGCCTTCAACGGCGACGGCACGGTGACCTTCCAGGGAGCGCACGGCACCCTGACCATCGGCGCGAACGGCGCTTATACCTACACCGCCACCGACAACACCCTGGTGCCCGGCGATGCGCCCACCGAAACCTTCACCTACACCATGACCGACGGCGACACCGTGGACAACGATCCCGCCGCTCAGACCGCCGACCTGGTCATCACCGTTCACGGCCTCAATGACGCGCCCGTTGCGGCAGACGACGCGGCCACCGTGCTCGAAGACGGATTGGTCAGCGGCAACGTCATCAACGGCGCGGGGACCGACCATGCCGGGCAGGACACCGACATCGACGGCGATTCCCTGACCGTGACCCAGTTCGTGATCGACGGCTCCACCTATGAGGCGGGCCAAACCGCCGACATGGACGGCGTGGGCAAACTGACCATCGACGCCGACGGCGACTACTCCTTCATCCCGGCCGCCGACTACGACGGCGACGTGCCCACGGCCACCTACACCGTGACCGACGGCAACGGCGGATTCGACACCGCAGACCTGGCCATCGACATCACCCCGGTCAACGACGCGCCCGTTGCGGCAGACGACGCGGCCACCGTGCTCGAAGACAGCTCGGTCAGCGGCAACGTCATCAACGGCGCAGGGACCGACCATGCCGGGCAGGACACCGACATCGACGGCGATTCCCTGACCGTGACCCAGTTCGTGATCGACGGCTCCACCTATGAGGCGGGCCAAACCGCCGACATGGACGGAGTGGGCAAACTGACCATCGACGCCGACGGCACCTATTCCTTTATCCCGGCCGCCGACTACGACGGCGACGTGCCCACGGCCACCTACACCGTGACCGACGGCAACGGCGGCTTCGACACCGCAGACCTGGCCATCGACATCACCCCGGTCAACGACGCGCCCGTTGCGGCAGACGACGCGGCCACCGTGCTCGAAGACAGCTCGGTCAGCGGCAACGTCATCAACGGCGCAGGGACCGAGTTCGCCGGGCAGGACACCGACATCGACGGCGGCGCCTTGACCGTAACCCAGTTCGTGATCGACGGCTCCACCTATGCGGCGGGCCAAACCGCCGACATGGACGGCGTGGGCAAACTGACCATCGACGCCAACGGCGACTACTCCTTTATCCCGGCCGCCGACTACGACGGCGACGTGCCCACGGCCACCTACACCGTGACCGACGGCAACGGCGGATTCGACACCGCAGACCTGGCCATCGACATCACCCCGGTCAACGACGCGCCGACCATCGACCTGTCCATGGGCACAGTCAATTTCGTCAGTGAAAACGCCGGATACAACAACATGGTCGGCGTTTACCAGCTCGATGAAAACGGTGACCCAATCAATCCGGAAATCATCCTCCAGAACTCAAACCTCGCTTCTCAGGGAGACCTCCTTACCACCTTCGAAGATGGCGAAGCCCCGCACTACTTCCTGGTGGACGTGAGAAACGGTTCAACCCCGCAGGGCACGCCGGTCTTCTCACAGAACGCCTCCGGCCAATGGGAAGTCTCCTTCGACGGCGGAGCAACCACCTATGCGGTCCGCTTCGACGATGCGAGCCTGAATAATGACCCCGAGGACACCTTCCGAATCGAAAACTTGACCGACGGCCGCCTGATCAGCTTGGACGACCAGTTGGTGGAAGGCTACAAGACGGCCGGCGACGATGACGACTACAACGATACCGTCCTACAGGAGCACGCCAGCCCTGACACCTCGTTCGAAAACACTTTTGTTGAAGACGGCGGCCCGGTACGTATCTCCGGCGAAGTGAATATCTCTGACGTGGACTCCACGCACATGGCCCAGGCGGTCATCTCCTTGACCTCCGACTATGACGGCGACTCCCTGAACATCGACACGAACGCCCTGCCCGACGGCATCACCGCCACGATCTCCGGCAACAAGATCGTGCTCTCCGGAGATGCGCCGGTGGCAAGCTACGAGTCCGCCATCGAAATGATTACCTTCAACAACGACTCGGACGATCCGAACACGAGCGACAGGCTTATCGAAGTCCAGGTCTGGGACGATGCCGCCACCCCCGTGGGCGACCCGAGCAACATTGCCGTGGCGACCATCCATGTGATCGCGGTGGACGACAACACCCCGCCGACCGCCGTGGACGACACCGGTTCCGGCTCCGGCTGGATCACCGGCGACGGCGGCGAGGCGGGCGTTATCTCCGGCTCCACGAACTATAGCTTGGCGGCCGAACAGTACGACGCCGACAGCGGCGAATGGGTTTCGGCCATCCTGACCCACAAGGGAAGCGGAAACGGCGCTCAATACGGCGTGCAGTCCCCCGGCGATACCACCGGCCACGACATCAACAGCATTGAGAACGACGGACACCTGGAGCGTCTGCTCATCGAATTCGACGACCCGCAGCAGTCCGTCAGCTTCAAGCTCACAGGAGACGGCCGCTCGCAGGAATCCATCAAGGCGTGGGATGCCGACGGCAACGAAATCACCGACCTGAGAATCGACATGCCCACCGACGACATCACGATCTCCAGCCCCACGGCGACCATCAGCACCGTCGTCATCATGGCCGACACGGACCTCGCGAACTCTTCGGTCGTCCTCAAGGGCACCGTCTCCTCCGTCCCGGCAGAACACTCTTCCGGCGACTTCGAAGCGGCGGTCATCACGGGCAACGTCCTGGCCAACGACCACGACGCCCAGGACACCGACTACACTGACGGCCCGGGCTTCCCGGGCGGTTCCACCGCACTGACCGTCACCGGGGCCGCCACGGGCGACCTCGACAATCTGACCCAGAGTGAATACGACCAGCACCTTGCCAACGGCGACTTCGACCCGGATTCGGGAACCTTCGATCTCGACGACGGCGTGGGCGCGACCATCCACGGCCAGTTCGGCGATTTGGTCATCGCCGAGGACGGTTCCTATACCTACACCACCCACGACGGCCTGGCAGCAGGTGACTACACCGAGTCCTTCACTTACCAGGTGAGCGACACGGAAGGAGCCGTAGACTACGGCGTGATCGACGTAAGCGCGACCATTGCCGAGCCGACCTTGACCGCCAACATGGACCTGGGGCCAGCAGCCGTCGTCGATCCCGCCGCCACCGAGATTGCGGCGGGCGAAACCCATCACCTCGACTTCACCTTCTCCTTCCACTCCGACAGATGGCAGACTATGGACGATGTGGTTGGCCTCAAGGTTTCCGGCGAGAACTCTGTCGGCGGCAGCGCGGAACTGATAAACTCCGGCGACGGACTGGGCCTCTCCTCCTCTGCCCCCGACGGATACACGGACACCAATTCCAGCGAGATCAGCCACGGCGTTTTCCAGGACGGCGACGCCACCGAGTCCCTGATCCTCGATTTCGGCCACTACGGCGTCAAGGAACCGCTGAACGTCGCGATCGCCCTGAACGGCGTATCCGACGGCGAGTCCGTCATATTCACCGTCACGGATACTCTCGGCAACACCTACACCTTCGACACCTCCACGGCCGCGGACGGCTCGCTCATCACCGATGCCAACGGCAGCGGCGTCACCCTGTTCAAGGCCAACGCCCTGGAGTACGAAATCCGAGGCTCCATGGCCGGATACGACGAGAGCAACGTCAAGCTCATCGACACCATCACCATCACTCCCGGCGCAAACTCCGCCTTCAGGCTCTACAGTATGGACGTGACCGGCGAAGGGACCTGGGAACCGGCCCTGCAACCCGCGTCCGGCTTCCTGCTCGCCAACGACTACAGTTCTGACAACGCGGCCATGGAAGCCGCCATCGTCGGTTCGGGAGTGGGCCAATGGGGCACCCTCGAAATCACCGACGCCTCCACGGGTGCGTGGGTCTATACCCCTAACGAAGATGCCGTACTTGATCCGGATACCGGGTTGCACGCCCCGACCGTTGAGCAGTTCACCTACCAGGTGACCGACGCGCACGGCCTGATCGACACCGCCACCCTGTATGTGCCGGTGCAATACGGCAGCGTCCAATCCGACCACGGCACCACGGCCAACGATCTGATCCACGGCACTTCCGGCGACGATACCATCACCGGCCTGGACGGCAGCGACATGCTGTTCGGCGAAGCCGGCAACGATCACCTCGACGGCGGGTCCGGCAACGACTACATTGACGCCGGCAGCGGCAATGACCACCTGTACGGAGGTTCCGGAAACGACCACCTGTTCGGCGGCGCGGGCGACGACACCATCGACGCGGGAACAGGCGACGACACCGTCTACTTCGGCGGGGGCCACGACTCCGTGACCCTGGGAGCCGGGGCGGACACGATCACCATCGACCCGAACTACCTGGCCGACGGCAACAGCGACTCCTTGGACGTTTTGGACTTCAATATCGGCGAAGGCGACCGGATCGACTTGAGCACCCTGCACGGCGGGACCGTGGAGATCACATCCGACGGCACCAGCGACGATCTGATCCTGTCCATCGACGGCGCGGACATCGGCGGAGACGACATCACCATCACGCTCCACGGCGTACTGCCCCCGAGTCACGATGCGTTCGACCACCAGGTGGACCTCGACGCGGGTGACGACCTGAACGCCGTGATCCAGCACATCATCAGCTCCGGGGGCCACGATTCCTAG